One genomic segment of Bifidobacterium breve DSM 20213 = JCM 1192 includes these proteins:
- a CDS encoding cation-translocating P-type ATPase has translation MDDRNDQSAKSATATNGVVESEEVRAQEALLGDTDPSLTSVDDVAKALNVDPSHGLSEEEAKRRLAKFGPNELASAPPVPKWKKFLAQFQDPLVYLLIAATIISVIAWFIEKANAQPGAEGGEALPFDAIVIILILIVNAVLGYMQEAKAEAAVEALAQMTAPQTSVLRDGKVMRINTADVVPGDIIVLAEGDSVSADGRLVNAASLRIAEASLTGESVPVGKKPDTLTEAKALGDRANMIFNGTSVTQGTGRAIVTGTGMNTQVGKIADMLSATEDEKTPLQKEMDYVSKILGIAVCVIAVVVLVALAVLEGFNDVHDVIDSLLLAVSLAVAAVPEGLAAILTVVLALGVQRMAAHNAIVKKLHSVETLGSASVICSDKTGTLTRNEMTVERVVTPSGEVQITGTGYAPEGRMVMAGGVDPESDQAKTIADEVIATLVAGTLANDGELRQENGKWEIVGDPTEVSLVVAARKVKADHKVSRYTRVGEIPFTSERKRMSIIAKDDTDSGKLTVFAKGAPDVLLSYCSRIRVGGQVRKLTEGDRQSILATVERLSSEAYRTLGQACRPLETSSLADVPGVSVNAAGQVADIAEQSEAIETDLIWNGMVGIIDPPRTEVRDSVAEAHRAGIRTVMITGDHPLTAARIASDLGIIAKDGKALTGDQLDQLPDEAVLDKATAEVSVYARVAPEHKLKIVESLQRQGNIVAMTGDGVNDAPAVKSADIGVAMGITGTEVTKQSAKMILADDNFSTIVAAVREGRVIFDNIRKFLRYLLSSNVGEVFTVFLGVVLAGFLGIRQPESVGVAVPLLATQLLWINLLTDAAPALAMGVDPQTDDVMGRKPRKMTDRVIDASMWGDIIYIGVIMAVVTLIGMDMHLSGGLFTDRSVDAIGHEAQMTEARTMGFTILVFAQLFNALASRSHLQSVFVGLFSNKWLWGAIGLSVALQLVVVYVPFLNGPFGTVALSPMAWVECISLAAIVLIASELRKIVLRAMAKRQ, from the coding sequence ATGGATGATCGTAACGATCAATCCGCAAAGTCCGCGACCGCAACGAACGGGGTCGTGGAATCGGAAGAAGTGCGCGCACAGGAAGCGCTATTGGGGGATACTGATCCAAGTCTGACCAGCGTCGACGACGTGGCCAAAGCCCTGAACGTCGACCCATCCCACGGCCTGAGCGAGGAAGAAGCCAAGCGCCGACTGGCCAAATTCGGCCCGAACGAGCTCGCCAGCGCCCCGCCCGTACCGAAATGGAAGAAATTCCTGGCCCAATTCCAAGATCCGCTGGTCTACCTGCTGATCGCGGCCACTATTATCTCGGTGATCGCTTGGTTCATCGAAAAAGCCAATGCGCAGCCCGGCGCGGAAGGCGGCGAGGCGCTTCCGTTCGACGCCATCGTGATCATCTTGATCCTGATTGTCAATGCTGTGCTCGGCTACATGCAAGAAGCCAAGGCCGAGGCGGCCGTCGAAGCGCTCGCACAAATGACGGCCCCGCAGACTTCGGTGCTGCGCGATGGCAAGGTCATGCGCATCAACACCGCCGACGTGGTTCCCGGCGACATCATCGTCCTTGCGGAAGGCGATTCGGTCTCCGCTGATGGCCGACTGGTCAACGCGGCCAGCCTGCGCATCGCCGAGGCTTCACTGACCGGCGAATCCGTGCCGGTTGGCAAGAAGCCGGACACACTCACCGAGGCCAAGGCGCTGGGCGACCGCGCCAACATGATCTTCAACGGCACTTCCGTGACGCAAGGCACCGGCCGCGCAATCGTGACCGGCACCGGTATGAATACGCAGGTCGGCAAGATCGCCGACATGCTCTCCGCCACAGAGGACGAGAAAACCCCGTTGCAGAAGGAGATGGATTACGTCTCCAAGATCCTCGGCATTGCGGTGTGCGTCATCGCTGTCGTGGTGCTGGTGGCGCTCGCCGTGTTGGAAGGCTTCAACGACGTCCATGACGTGATTGATTCCTTGCTGCTGGCCGTCTCGCTTGCCGTGGCCGCCGTGCCGGAAGGTTTGGCCGCCATTCTGACCGTGGTGCTGGCGCTTGGCGTGCAGCGCATGGCGGCCCACAACGCGATCGTCAAGAAGCTGCATTCGGTGGAAACCCTGGGATCCGCTTCCGTGATCTGCTCGGATAAGACCGGCACGTTGACCCGTAATGAGATGACCGTGGAACGTGTGGTCACCCCGTCCGGCGAAGTGCAGATCACCGGCACCGGCTACGCGCCCGAAGGCCGCATGGTCATGGCCGGTGGTGTTGATCCCGAATCCGATCAAGCCAAGACCATCGCCGATGAGGTTATTGCCACACTCGTGGCCGGCACACTGGCCAACGACGGTGAACTCCGTCAGGAAAACGGCAAGTGGGAGATTGTGGGCGACCCCACTGAAGTCTCACTGGTCGTTGCCGCTCGCAAGGTCAAGGCTGATCACAAGGTCAGCCGTTACACTCGCGTGGGCGAGATTCCGTTCACCTCCGAACGCAAGCGCATGTCTATCATCGCTAAAGACGACACCGATTCCGGCAAACTGACCGTGTTCGCCAAGGGTGCGCCGGACGTGTTGCTGAGCTACTGCTCGCGCATTCGCGTGGGCGGCCAGGTCCGCAAGCTCACCGAAGGTGATCGTCAGTCGATTCTGGCCACCGTCGAACGCCTCTCTTCCGAGGCATACCGCACGCTTGGTCAGGCCTGTCGACCGCTGGAAACCAGCTCGCTGGCCGATGTGCCGGGCGTCAGCGTAAATGCCGCGGGCCAGGTGGCCGACATCGCCGAACAGTCCGAGGCCATCGAAACCGACCTTATCTGGAACGGCATGGTCGGCATCATCGACCCGCCGCGCACTGAGGTCCGCGATTCCGTGGCCGAGGCGCACCGTGCCGGCATCCGCACCGTGATGATCACCGGCGACCACCCGCTGACTGCTGCCCGCATCGCCTCCGACCTTGGCATCATCGCCAAGGACGGCAAGGCCCTGACCGGTGACCAGCTTGATCAGCTGCCCGACGAAGCCGTGCTCGACAAGGCCACTGCTGAAGTGTCCGTGTATGCCCGCGTGGCTCCTGAGCACAAGCTCAAGATCGTCGAGTCCCTACAGCGCCAGGGCAACATCGTGGCCATGACCGGTGACGGTGTGAACGACGCTCCGGCCGTCAAGTCCGCGGATATCGGTGTGGCCATGGGCATCACCGGCACCGAAGTGACCAAGCAGAGCGCCAAGATGATTCTGGCGGACGACAACTTCTCCACCATCGTGGCTGCTGTGCGCGAAGGCCGCGTGATCTTCGACAACATCCGCAAGTTCCTGCGCTACCTGCTGAGCTCCAACGTGGGCGAGGTGTTCACCGTGTTCCTCGGCGTGGTGCTGGCCGGCTTCCTCGGTATCCGTCAGCCGGAATCCGTGGGCGTCGCCGTACCGCTCCTCGCCACGCAGCTGCTGTGGATCAACCTACTGACCGATGCGGCCCCCGCACTCGCCATGGGCGTGGATCCGCAAACCGACGATGTGATGGGTCGTAAGCCGCGTAAGATGACCGATCGTGTGATCGACGCCTCCATGTGGGGCGACATCATCTACATCGGCGTCATCATGGCCGTCGTCACACTGATCGGCATGGATATGCACTTGTCCGGCGGCCTGTTCACCGACCGCTCGGTGGATGCCATCGGCCATGAGGCACAGATGACCGAGGCTCGTACCATGGGCTTCACGATTCTGGTGTTCGCCCAGCTGTTCAACGCGCTCGCCTCCCGCTCCCACCTGCAGTCCGTGTTCGTGGGCTTATTCTCCAACAAGTGGCTGTGGGGCGCGATCGGCCTGTCCGTGGCGCTGCAACTTGTGGTGGTCTATGTGCCGTTCCTTAACGGCCCGTTCGGTACCGTTGCGCTCAGCCCGATGGCCTGGGTGGAATGCATTAGCTTGGCTGCGATTGTGCTGATTGCTTCCGAGCTGCGCAAGATTGTGTTGCGCGCGATGGCTAAGCGACAGTAA
- a CDS encoding substrate-binding domain-containing protein, producing the protein MTGELGADIVERYNDSPIAAAALPALTSVRPPYARIVTEVLRLIEIGPGNPTHISLPPELVVRASSSNRLI; encoded by the coding sequence ATGACGGGCGAGCTGGGCGCGGACATCGTCGAGCGGTACAACGACTCGCCCATCGCTGCGGCCGCGCTGCCCGCCCTGACCTCGGTGCGTCCGCCGTACGCGCGTATCGTCACCGAGGTCTTGCGTCTCATCGAAATCGGGCCCGGGAATCCCACGCACATCTCGTTGCCACCGGAACTCGTCGTGCGCGCCTCGAGCTCGAATCGGCTTATCTGA
- a CDS encoding PTS sugar transporter subunit IIA: MGLFSGLFHNSDEAAPAPAATSVLAPCDGVWESIEKVPDDTFAAKILGDGFGVVPSSGLVVAPVSGTVTTVADAKHAVGITTPGGVEVLVHIGVDTVQLKGAPFTMLVSAGQTVSAGDPIEKVDFDAVKAAGKATDVIVVFTNPATIAALDLTGSGTVAVGAQVGTLAVR; this comes from the coding sequence ATGGGATTGTTCTCCGGTTTGTTCCACAACAGCGATGAGGCGGCGCCCGCCCCCGCAGCGACGTCGGTTCTCGCCCCATGCGATGGTGTCTGGGAGTCCATCGAGAAAGTGCCCGACGACACGTTCGCAGCCAAGATTCTGGGCGATGGGTTCGGCGTGGTGCCGTCCTCCGGGCTGGTCGTCGCCCCTGTTTCCGGAACGGTGACCACCGTGGCCGACGCCAAACACGCCGTGGGCATCACCACTCCGGGCGGTGTCGAGGTGTTGGTGCATATCGGCGTCGATACCGTGCAACTCAAGGGCGCGCCTTTCACGATGCTGGTGAGTGCCGGGCAGACGGTCTCAGCCGGCGATCCCATCGAGAAGGTCGATTTCGATGCGGTCAAGGCCGCGGGCAAAGCCACCGACGTCATCGTGGTGTTCACCAACCCGGCCACCATCGCCGCTTTGGATCTTACCGGTTCCGGTACGGTGGCCGTCGGCGCGCAAGTGGGCACCCTCGCCGTCAGATAA
- the nagE gene encoding N-acetylglucosamine-specific PTS transporter subunit IIBC — translation MKAYIQRLGRALMLPVACLPAAALFLGIGYWIDPSGWGGGNVIAAYLCKTGSAILDNLGLLFAVGVAVGMARDKDGASALSGLVGFMTITTIMGSASMFLGFDAENPPAAFAPGAIGNKNVFFGIMVGCVSGALYNRFSKTKLPDFLAFFSGRRCVPILTAALMSVISLVLLFVWPLVYNGLVAFGESLMGMGAVGAGIYAFFNRLLIPTGLHHALNNVFWFNLAGIDDITKFWNGVGGLNGTTKAVLATGGFQPWGEYVTGMYQAGFFPIMMFGLPAGAFAIYRCAKPENRRTVGSLMLAGGLAAFLTGVTEPLEFSFMFAAFPLYVVHALLTALSVFIAASFQWIAGFNFSAGFIDWFLSLRVPQAHMPWMLIVQGLVFAVIYYFVFTFMIKKFDLKTPGRGDGVDDEGAAAVAGILDTGAAPAAAVSRDKYAALAAKLYALLGGKANIVDIENCVTRLRLGVKDTAKVDVDAIRKLVPGVKVIDDRNVQVVVGTQVQAVADAMEELHKA, via the coding sequence ATGAAAGCCTATATTCAGCGACTAGGCCGCGCGCTGATGCTGCCCGTCGCCTGCCTGCCCGCCGCGGCGCTCTTCCTGGGCATCGGCTATTGGATCGATCCGAGCGGTTGGGGTGGCGGCAACGTCATCGCCGCCTATCTGTGCAAGACGGGTTCGGCGATCCTCGACAATCTGGGCTTGCTGTTCGCCGTTGGCGTGGCCGTCGGCATGGCCCGTGACAAGGACGGCGCCTCGGCCCTGTCCGGTCTGGTCGGTTTCATGACCATCACCACGATCATGGGCTCGGCCTCCATGTTCCTGGGCTTCGACGCCGAGAACCCGCCGGCCGCCTTTGCTCCTGGCGCCATCGGCAACAAGAACGTGTTCTTCGGCATCATGGTCGGCTGCGTGTCCGGTGCGCTGTACAACCGTTTCAGCAAGACCAAGTTGCCCGACTTCCTGGCCTTCTTCTCCGGCCGTCGCTGCGTGCCGATCCTGACCGCCGCGCTGATGTCGGTCATTTCCCTGGTGCTGCTGTTCGTGTGGCCGCTGGTCTACAACGGTCTGGTCGCCTTCGGCGAGTCCCTGATGGGTATGGGCGCGGTCGGCGCCGGCATCTACGCCTTCTTCAACCGTCTGCTCATCCCCACGGGTCTGCACCACGCCCTCAACAACGTGTTCTGGTTCAACCTTGCCGGCATTGATGACATCACCAAGTTCTGGAACGGTGTGGGCGGTCTCAACGGCACCACCAAGGCTGTGCTGGCCACCGGTGGATTCCAGCCGTGGGGCGAGTACGTCACCGGCATGTACCAGGCCGGCTTCTTCCCGATCATGATGTTCGGCTTGCCTGCGGGCGCGTTTGCCATCTACCGCTGCGCCAAGCCGGAGAACCGTCGTACCGTCGGCTCCCTGATGCTCGCCGGTGGTCTGGCCGCCTTCCTCACCGGTGTGACCGAGCCCCTGGAGTTCTCCTTCATGTTCGCCGCCTTCCCGCTGTACGTGGTGCACGCGCTGCTCACCGCCCTGTCGGTGTTCATCGCCGCGTCCTTCCAGTGGATCGCCGGCTTCAACTTCTCCGCCGGCTTCATCGATTGGTTCCTCTCGCTGCGTGTGCCGCAGGCGCATATGCCGTGGATGCTTATCGTGCAGGGCCTGGTCTTTGCGGTCATCTACTACTTCGTGTTCACGTTCATGATCAAGAAGTTCGACCTCAAGACCCCGGGCCGTGGCGATGGCGTTGACGATGAGGGCGCCGCCGCCGTGGCGGGCATTCTCGACACCGGCGCCGCCCCGGCCGCCGCGGTCTCCCGCGACAAGTACGCCGCGCTGGCCGCGAAGCTCTACGCGCTGCTTGGCGGCAAGGCCAATATCGTCGACATCGAGAACTGCGTGACCCGTCTGCGTCTGGGTGTCAAGGACACCGCCAAGGTGGATGTGGACGCCATCCGCAAGCTGGTGCCCGGCGTGAAGGTCATCGACGACAGGAATGTCCAGGTTGTGGTCGGCACGCAGGTGCAGGCTGTGGCCGATGCCATGGAAGAGCTGCATAAAGCCTAG
- a CDS encoding MDR family MFS transporter has translation MIFGLSLLYWGLWLAILILWMGRFVTSFLSIYLVSALHLGEGVVGAVVAMYGFGAIIGCLFGGALSDRFGRQSMIIIGEIGAAAALLVVSVLADPVALGAALFVYGAFASLPSPAIAAYIADVVPPKRQQRAYVLQSWAINFGYAIGPIVANQLIKISYSLMFYVEAAVMIAVTILLIVFFREVRHLTTSAPAARPEGAMSRNWRRVLTDTPFLGFSLLMFGYFLVYFQSTSGLPIAMTDLGLGLGDYSVLLTINGGMLCLLQIPAMKLFARMGNSRVLVMGLAVTAIGYAVQAVAHSWGGFALAVVLWTLGELGTFPIATTTVAAMAPATARGTYQGVYNVVWSVSIALAPLIGGGVIGGFGGRMLWIACTVVLVGVTVGLRVTKGSRDAAMAAAMGAEDDSQ, from the coding sequence ATGATATTCGGACTGTCCCTGCTGTATTGGGGATTATGGTTGGCGATTCTGATTCTGTGGATGGGTCGCTTCGTGACGTCGTTCCTGTCGATCTACCTGGTCTCCGCGCTGCACCTCGGCGAAGGCGTTGTGGGCGCGGTCGTGGCCATGTACGGTTTCGGCGCCATCATCGGCTGTCTTTTCGGTGGCGCGCTGTCCGACCGGTTCGGCCGCCAGTCGATGATCATCATCGGCGAAATCGGCGCGGCCGCCGCTCTTCTGGTCGTCTCCGTCCTCGCCGATCCCGTGGCGTTGGGCGCGGCCCTGTTCGTATACGGCGCGTTCGCCTCGCTGCCCAGTCCAGCCATCGCCGCATACATCGCCGACGTGGTGCCTCCCAAGCGTCAACAGCGCGCCTATGTGCTGCAATCATGGGCCATCAATTTCGGGTATGCGATCGGCCCGATCGTGGCCAATCAGCTGATCAAGATCTCCTATTCGCTGATGTTCTACGTCGAGGCGGCGGTGATGATCGCCGTCACGATATTGCTGATCGTGTTCTTCCGCGAAGTGAGGCATCTGACGACTTCGGCGCCGGCGGCCCGCCCCGAGGGCGCCATGTCTCGCAATTGGCGGCGCGTGCTCACCGATACTCCATTCCTCGGCTTCTCCCTGCTGATGTTCGGCTACTTCCTTGTGTACTTCCAAAGCACCTCCGGCCTGCCCATTGCCATGACGGACCTTGGTCTGGGGTTGGGCGACTATTCGGTGCTGTTGACCATCAACGGCGGCATGCTGTGTCTGCTGCAGATTCCCGCCATGAAACTGTTCGCGCGCATGGGCAATTCGCGTGTGCTCGTGATGGGCCTTGCGGTGACCGCCATCGGCTATGCGGTGCAGGCCGTGGCCCATTCATGGGGCGGGTTCGCGCTTGCCGTAGTGCTGTGGACGCTGGGCGAGCTGGGCACGTTCCCCATCGCCACCACCACGGTCGCCGCCATGGCGCCCGCCACCGCCCGCGGCACGTACCAGGGCGTCTATAACGTGGTGTGGTCGGTGTCGATCGCATTGGCGCCGCTGATCGGCGGCGGGGTGATCGGCGGCTTCGGCGGGCGGATGCTGTGGATCGCCTGCACGGTGGTGTTGGTCGGCGTCACCGTGGGCCTGCGGGTCACCAAGGGTTCCCGAGACGCCGCCATGGCCGCCGCGATGGGTGCAGAGGACGATTCTCAGTAA
- the rlmB gene encoding 23S rRNA (guanosine(2251)-2'-O)-methyltransferase RlmB has translation MAIKKGPTKGSGGKHRNKLKGYGPTPKAEDRVYHKAYKAKKAAERRQMADPRLAARRRVDKFASADTSDLVYGRNSVLEALRVGVPSSTLYIMSRIEHDDRTREIVKIAGMNGLHMLEADRLEMDRIARSGNHQGVILKVDPFQYSSLRELADRAEKKAKAMEAANSAAARIAARPLFIALDGVTDPQNLGAVIRSAAAFGANGVILPERRSASVNAAAWKVSAGAAAHMPVARVVNLTKAIEGLKERGYYVVGLDGGGDKLVGETGFETDPLVVVLGSEGSGLSRLVRESCDAIAGIPISSSVESLNASVAAGISLYAVSRARREGAESAQ, from the coding sequence ATGGCTATCAAAAAAGGACCGACCAAGGGGTCGGGTGGCAAGCATCGCAACAAACTGAAGGGTTACGGCCCCACTCCGAAGGCCGAGGACCGCGTCTACCACAAGGCATACAAGGCCAAGAAGGCGGCGGAACGCCGGCAGATGGCCGACCCGCGTCTGGCGGCTCGCCGCCGAGTGGACAAGTTCGCTTCGGCGGACACCTCGGATCTGGTGTACGGCCGCAATTCCGTGCTGGAGGCACTGCGCGTGGGCGTACCTTCTTCCACGCTGTACATCATGTCTCGCATCGAGCATGATGACCGCACCCGCGAAATCGTGAAGATCGCCGGCATGAACGGCCTGCACATGCTGGAGGCCGACCGTCTGGAGATGGATCGCATCGCCCGCTCCGGCAACCATCAGGGCGTGATCCTGAAGGTCGATCCGTTCCAGTACTCCTCTCTGAGGGAATTGGCCGACCGTGCCGAGAAGAAGGCAAAGGCCATGGAGGCTGCGAATTCGGCCGCCGCACGCATCGCGGCCCGCCCGCTGTTCATTGCGCTGGACGGCGTGACCGACCCGCAGAACCTGGGTGCCGTGATTCGTTCGGCAGCCGCATTCGGTGCCAACGGTGTGATTCTGCCCGAGCGTCGTTCCGCTTCGGTGAACGCCGCAGCATGGAAGGTATCCGCTGGCGCAGCGGCCCACATGCCGGTGGCTCGCGTGGTGAACCTGACCAAGGCGATCGAAGGCCTGAAGGAGCGCGGCTACTACGTAGTCGGCCTGGACGGCGGTGGCGACAAGCTCGTGGGCGAAACCGGTTTTGAAACCGATCCGCTCGTGGTGGTGCTGGGATCGGAAGGCAGTGGCCTGAGCCGATTGGTGCGCGAATCCTGCGACGCGATTGCCGGCATTCCGATCAGCTCGTCCGTGGAATCGCTGAACGCTTCGGTGGCCGCGGGCATCAGCCTGTACGCCGTGTCCCGCGCCCGTCGCGAGGGCGCCGAATCAGCTCAGTAA
- a CDS encoding D-hexose-6-phosphate mutarotase, which yields MTDFVFRNIDNSAGSATISDRGAHLLRWRPLSQATDVVFAPSSVVVAEGRPLGGGVPVIFPWFGPGFADGHGLGKKPNHGFVRTRQWHLDAESFSNSYAHYSLTEADVPSDMLPWFEGDAVPSFRADYEVHVADTLTMTLTVTNTGATPFSYEAALHTYFHVSDVSQIRLTGLEHAHYEDATNGFAPCEQPDEAVTFDGPVDRVYASTAAVELHDEGFGRTIHVAKSGSAQTVVWNPAEPYGVLVNDSVNEEWRHFVCCEAAACREHAVRLEPGESHALTQTLSAA from the coding sequence ATGACTGATTTCGTGTTTCGCAACATCGACAATTCCGCAGGTTCCGCCACCATCAGCGACCGCGGCGCGCATCTGCTGCGCTGGCGGCCGCTGAGCCAGGCCACGGATGTGGTGTTTGCACCTTCTTCGGTGGTGGTTGCTGAAGGTAGGCCGCTGGGCGGCGGTGTTCCGGTGATATTCCCGTGGTTTGGGCCCGGCTTTGCCGACGGCCATGGTCTTGGCAAAAAGCCGAATCATGGATTCGTTCGTACCAGACAGTGGCATCTCGATGCTGAGTCCTTCAGCAATAGCTATGCGCATTACAGCCTGACCGAGGCTGATGTGCCTTCCGATATGCTGCCTTGGTTCGAGGGGGATGCCGTGCCCAGTTTCCGTGCTGATTATGAGGTGCACGTTGCCGATACCCTTACCATGACGCTTACAGTGACCAACACTGGAGCCACGCCGTTCTCCTATGAAGCCGCACTGCATACGTATTTCCACGTCAGCGATGTCTCGCAGATTCGCCTCACCGGTCTTGAGCACGCACATTATGAGGATGCGACCAATGGTTTTGCGCCGTGTGAGCAGCCGGACGAGGCCGTGACGTTCGATGGCCCGGTGGATCGTGTATATGCCTCGACTGCCGCAGTGGAACTGCATGACGAAGGTTTTGGTCGCACGATTCATGTTGCCAAGTCCGGCTCTGCGCAAACCGTGGTGTGGAACCCCGCCGAACCGTACGGCGTGCTGGTCAATGATTCCGTCAACGAGGAATGGCGTCACTTCGTATGCTGCGAGGCCGCCGCATGCCGCGAACACGCGGTAAGACTTGAACCCGGCGAGTCCCATGCGCTCACCCAAACGCTCTCTGCGGCATAA
- a CDS encoding UDP-glucose--hexose-1-phosphate uridylyltransferase, giving the protein MSRNEATDNTVSSLNDVYASIDVLVDYAGKHLNLDPRDADWTRNRIFELFELDSYRPTGETTDDTAPDELLSRFRESCVAAGLFEPEEGPRYADVVMGLLSASPSAVQDRFVAVEQSNDGMEAMRWFYDYSVANNYVKKAVLDKNPRFDSHGVTVTINLAKPEFKNMKKAAAGNSVAGGYPSCTICHENEGFAGRDKRTLRTVPVTLGGEPWFWQFSPYGYFHQHGICVNTEHTPMHVDRDTFGHLLDFVDRFPGYFLGCNAALPRIGGSVLAHDHYQGGGEHLPMHKAAAWATFHMNGYPDAVVEILDWPGTAVRVVSRNRDAIVEISDMIRLAWQQFDDSAANIASHDADGNRQSAVSPSAIITDRGYEMSLIFRNNAVSSEYPEGVFHAHPEFWPIKQEPIGLIEAQGLFILPGRLVDQLAQLENALAEGQPLPASVSEFTLEWDELTAALNGNRDRAAIHQAVHEELGSVCERILGNTAVFKTKEQTVAFLAELGLTRQ; this is encoded by the coding sequence ATGTCTCGCAACGAAGCAACAGACAACACCGTCAGCAGCCTGAACGACGTGTATGCCAGCATCGACGTACTGGTCGATTATGCCGGCAAGCATCTTAACCTTGACCCGCGCGATGCGGATTGGACCCGTAATCGCATTTTTGAACTGTTTGAGCTGGATTCGTACCGCCCGACCGGAGAGACTACAGACGACACCGCGCCGGACGAACTGTTGAGCCGCTTCCGCGAATCATGCGTTGCCGCTGGCCTATTCGAGCCTGAAGAAGGGCCGCGATACGCCGATGTGGTGATGGGTCTGCTGTCCGCCAGCCCGTCCGCTGTACAGGATCGGTTCGTGGCCGTTGAACAATCCAACGATGGTATGGAGGCCATGCGCTGGTTCTACGACTACAGCGTGGCCAACAACTACGTCAAGAAAGCCGTACTCGACAAAAATCCGCGCTTTGATTCGCATGGCGTCACCGTGACCATCAATCTCGCCAAGCCGGAATTCAAGAACATGAAGAAGGCTGCAGCCGGCAATAGCGTGGCGGGTGGCTACCCTTCCTGCACGATATGCCATGAGAACGAAGGTTTCGCGGGCCGTGACAAGCGTACGCTGCGCACAGTGCCGGTCACGCTGGGCGGCGAACCGTGGTTCTGGCAGTTCTCTCCATACGGCTACTTCCACCAGCATGGCATTTGCGTCAACACCGAGCACACGCCTATGCACGTTGACCGCGATACCTTCGGCCATCTGCTGGACTTCGTTGACCGATTCCCCGGCTACTTCCTGGGCTGCAACGCCGCTCTGCCGCGTATCGGCGGATCGGTGCTGGCTCATGATCACTATCAGGGCGGCGGCGAGCATCTGCCCATGCACAAGGCGGCCGCTTGGGCCACATTCCACATGAACGGCTATCCAGATGCCGTGGTTGAGATCCTCGACTGGCCGGGTACCGCCGTACGTGTGGTGTCTCGCAATCGCGATGCCATCGTGGAAATCAGCGATATGATTCGACTCGCTTGGCAGCAGTTTGACGATAGTGCAGCGAACATCGCCAGCCATGACGCGGATGGTAATCGTCAATCCGCTGTGTCTCCAAGTGCCATCATTACGGATCGCGGGTACGAGATGAGCTTGATTTTCCGCAACAATGCCGTCAGCAGCGAATACCCCGAGGGAGTGTTCCACGCGCATCCCGAATTCTGGCCGATCAAGCAGGAGCCTATTGGCCTCATCGAAGCGCAGGGTCTGTTTATTCTGCCCGGACGTTTGGTCGATCAACTTGCCCAGCTTGAGAACGCCTTGGCCGAGGGCCAGCCGTTACCCGCATCGGTGAGTGAGTTCACGCTGGAATGGGACGAGCTGACCGCCGCACTGAACGGCAATCGTGACCGAGCGGCCATTCATCAAGCCGTTCATGAAGAACTTGGCAGCGTGTGCGAGCGTATTCTCGGCAATACCGCCGTGTTCAAAACCAAGGAGCAGACGGTCGCGTTCCTCGCTGAACTTGGGCTTACCCGGCAGTAA